In Halanaerobium praevalens DSM 2228, the DNA window AAATGAGGTGTAATTATGAAAATTGATGCTCCAATTGGAAAATGGATAGCTAAATTATATAAAGATCATGATCAATTTGTAGATAGTTTGCTGGTTGATTATAATTTAAATCATAGTGAAGCTAATTTGTTGGTTTATTTATATAAAGATGGTGATGGTATTAGTCAAAATAAGTTAAAGAAAAATTTAGCAGTTGATAAAGCTACTATTTCAAGAGCTATTTATTCTTTAATTGAAAAAGATTATCTTATAAAAAATAAATCTCCTTTAGATGGGCGAGTTAATTTGATTTATTTAAGTTCCAAGGCAAAATCAATTAAAGATAAAGTAATAGATATTTATCAAAGTTGGTTTCAGATTTTTACGGATCAGATTGGAGAAGAAGAGGCTCAAAGAGTTTTAAACACCCTAAAAAAAATGTATAAGATTGTTAAAAACAGACAATAAATAACAAAGTTATTTTGAGAGCAATAGGAGGACTAGGAATGAAAAAAATATTAAAACATAATAAATTAATAGTAATTATAATTTCTTTAATAACTTTATTTTTTCTTTTTCAATTACCAAAAATAGAAATAAATAATGATATTGAGGTCTTTTTGCCAGATACTCATCCAACTAAAATAAGCAATAATCAATTAGATGATATATTTGGTGAAAGTGATAGCATAGTCACAGCACTTAAGTTTAAAAAGGGAGATATTTTTACTCCTGCTAACTTAGAAACTATATCTAAATTAAGTTCTGAATTAGAAAATTTAAAAGATGTTGATGAAGTTACTTCTTTAACTGGAGTTGACTATATCAAAGGTAGTGCTGAAGGGATGGTTGTTGAAGATTTAGTAGAAGACTTACCTCAGACTGAAGCAGAAGGCAGAAAGGTAAAAAATAAAGTCTTAAGTTGGGATCTTTACTCAGATAATTTATATGCTAAAGATTTTAAATCAACTCAGGTTTTAATTTCTTTAAATGATGGTTTAACTAATGCAGATAAAGAAAAAGCATATTATCAGATCAAAGATGTAACTAATAATTATAAAAATAATAATACCGAAATTCATTTAGCCGGAGCCACTGCTGTTAATGTTTTGATGGGCAGTAGTATGGTAGAGGATATTAAATATTTAATCCCCTTTATTATAGCAGTATTAATTTTAGTTTTATATTTATTTTTCAAAAGAGCTTTAGCTGTTGTTTTAATTTTAATGACCGTTTTAGTCAGTAGTATTTGGGCAATTGGTTTAATGGCCTTTTTGGGTATTAATCTGACTCTAGTTTCAACGGTAATTCCCGTTTTATTAATAGCGGTTGGTAGTGCCTATGGTATTCATATTCTGAGTCATTATTATGATTATTTAAATGAATATCAAGGTGAGATTACAGTTGCTGAACAGCAAAATTTAGTGATTAAAACAGTAAATAAAATGGGAAAAGCTGTCTTTTTAGCCGCTCTAACTACAGTAGCTGGTTTTGGTTCTTTGGCCTCAAGTGAAATTGTACCAATTAAAAGTTTTGGTATTTTTACAGCTTTTGGTATTGCTGCTGCTTTTATAGTTGCTTTATTTTTGATTCCATCATTATTAATTATAATTGCAAATTATAAAGATGATTTTAAAACTAAAAATACTGATACTCCAGAATTTGAATCTGTTTTAGAAAAATTACATTCATTTTATTCAAAGCGAAGAATTAGTATTATTATTATTGCAGTTTTAATTTTAAGTGGTTCTTTACTTGGTTTTGAGGATATTGTTGTTGATACTCCTTTAATTGAAATGTTTAAAGAAGATACTCAAATTAGACAGGCAGATAATTTTATTAATGAAAATTTTGCCGGAACTAATATTATGCGGGTCATGATAGAAGGTAAAGAGAGTGGTGATTTAAATAATCCTGAAATTTTAAAAGACATGGATGGATTACAAAAACATTTACTTACTAATTTTAAAGAAGTAGGTAAGGCTTCTTCTATTACTGATTATATTAAGCGAATGAATCAGGTGATGAATTATCCAGAAGAAGAAATTGAAAGTGCTTCTGATCAAACTGCAGCTGGAACTGAACAGTTAAGTAAAAGTGAAGCAGCAAGTTCAAGTTTTTATGCAGACGAAAGTCAGGCTACTAGTTCAAGTTTTTATCAGGCTGATGAGAATCAGGAAAGTGAAATGTCTAGTTCCAGCTTTTATAGTGATTCTGAGTCTGAAAAAGATACAGAAGGCTCCAGTTTTTATCAAGGTGAAAGTGAATCAGAGACTGAATCTAGTTCAGAAAGGGAAATTTTAAAAGGGCCAGATAAGCAAAAAAATATTTCAGAATATCAATTTATTCAGCTTTTAAATTCTGCCTTTGCTAGAGCAGATAGAAAAGATATTGATGCCAGAGAACTAATTGATTTACTAGAAAAAGAGATGAATTATAAAGCAGCTGCTTATTATGAAATACCAGCTGATTTAGATAAATATGGGGCAGCTTCTCAACAAAACTTGCAAAATTTAATTTCTCAATATCTACTTTTATATTCTGGTAGTGTTGATGATTTAATTAATGATCAATTAGAACCAGATAAAGGT includes these proteins:
- a CDS encoding MarR family winged helix-turn-helix transcriptional regulator, which encodes MKIDAPIGKWIAKLYKDHDQFVDSLLVDYNLNHSEANLLVYLYKDGDGISQNKLKKNLAVDKATISRAIYSLIEKDYLIKNKSPLDGRVNLIYLSSKAKSIKDKVIDIYQSWFQIFTDQIGEEEAQRVLNTLKKMYKIVKNRQ
- a CDS encoding efflux RND transporter permease subunit gives rise to the protein MKKILKHNKLIVIIISLITLFFLFQLPKIEINNDIEVFLPDTHPTKISNNQLDDIFGESDSIVTALKFKKGDIFTPANLETISKLSSELENLKDVDEVTSLTGVDYIKGSAEGMVVEDLVEDLPQTEAEGRKVKNKVLSWDLYSDNLYAKDFKSTQVLISLNDGLTNADKEKAYYQIKDVTNNYKNNNTEIHLAGATAVNVLMGSSMVEDIKYLIPFIIAVLILVLYLFFKRALAVVLILMTVLVSSIWAIGLMAFLGINLTLVSTVIPVLLIAVGSAYGIHILSHYYDYLNEYQGEITVAEQQNLVIKTVNKMGKAVFLAALTTVAGFGSLASSEIVPIKSFGIFTAFGIAAAFIVALFLIPSLLIIIANYKDDFKTKNTDTPEFESVLEKLHSFYSKRRISIIIIAVLILSGSLLGFEDIVVDTPLIEMFKEDTQIRQADNFINENFAGTNIMRVMIEGKESGDLNNPEILKDMDGLQKHLLTNFKEVGKASSITDYIKRMNQVMNYPEEEIESASDQTAAGTEQLSKSEAASSSFYADESQATSSSFYQADENQESEMSSSSFYSDSESEKDTEGSSFYQGESESETESSSEREILKGPDKQKNISEYQFIQLLNSAFARADRKDIDARELIDLLEKEMNYKAAAYYEIPADLDKYGAASQQNLQNLISQYLLLYSGSVDDLINDQLEPDKGQMLLQLNDPSNLVAKKVRAEIYDYTSDFPEKYNLTVAGNATMALEANNLIVSSQEKSIMISFLIVFLIVALSFRSVIAGFYGIIPLAFALIINFGLMGHLGIKLDVGTAMVASIAIGIGVDYTIHFLHSYHQERLKEDDLYLVTQRTLTSTGKAIIFNAISVAAGFLVLLFSNFYPLIYLGFLIAVTMFTSSVASLTILPLLLNMFKPKFISKEY